From Carya illinoinensis cultivar Pawnee chromosome 5, C.illinoinensisPawnee_v1, whole genome shotgun sequence, one genomic window encodes:
- the LOC122311691 gene encoding cytosolic sulfotransferase 5-like, which yields IQFVIYHLINIYYPDLQKHPLLTSNPHALVPYLEIDLYIENQVPDLTSFVSPRLFSTHLSYNSLPTSAKVSNCKIVYLCRNPKDTFVSLWHFTNKLKLRGTNPLEEAFDKFCKGVTLYGPYWDYVSSFWKESIENPQKVHFLKYEKMKEQPTYELRKVAEFLGCPFTPEEEAKGVVNDILSLCSFDNLSTLEVNKSEKLSSGEPNEAFFRRGKVGDYTNYLTAEMVEKLDRITEEKFRETQLKF from the coding sequence ATACAATTCGTAATTTAccacttaattaatatatactatcCGGACCTCCAAAAACATCCTCTACTCACAAGCAACCCTCATGCTCTTGTGCCCTACTTGGAGATTGATCTGTACATTGAAAACCAGGTTCCAGACCTCACATCCTTTGTCTCTCCAAGGCTTTTTTCGACTCATTTATCTTATAATTCGCTACCGACATCCGCAAAAGTCTCGAATTGCAAAATAGTATATTTATGCAGGAACCCAAAAGACACCTTTGTGTCACTTTGGCATTTCACAAATAAGTTGAAATTAAGGGGAACCAATCCGCTTGAAGAGgcttttgataaattttgtAAGGGAGTGACTTTGTATGGACCCTATTGGGATTATGTCTCAAGCTTTTGGAAGGAAAGCATAGAAAATCCTCAAAAAGTTCATTTCTTGaagtatgaaaaaatgaaagagcAACCCACTTATGAGTTGAGGAAGGTGGCTGAGTTTTTAGGGTGCCCTTTTACTCCGGAAGAAGAGGCGAAAGGTGTGGTCAATGATATTTTAAGCCTGTGTAGTTTTGATAATCTGAGCACTTTGGAGGTGAATAAAAGTGAAAAATTGTCATCTGGAGAGCCAAATGAGGCGTTTTTTCGACGAGGCAAGGTTGGAGATTATACGAATTACTTGACTGCTGAGATGGTAGAAAAACTAGACCGTATTACCGAAGAAAAGTTTCGTGAGACCCAGTTAAAATTCTAG
- the LOC122310303 gene encoding uncharacterized protein LOC122310303 isoform X1 yields MKLDSEPGFCHSTLGHKPDSKPFDYNDIALDSALKSQNLIMTENQRRLLCDLKGNEKDAVPFANATNDGDGWTAIKFDCSMSMDDINNKDKDEAKDFVASHDQSSQKTESFDKDLHFVMDKGLMECELPELTVCYKESTYHVVKDICVDEGVPSREKILFESGRDKKTVCIVLPPDKDQNKELAKEKEDIDISGPDGLKLSAENDSNKDSANQYDSKDSIQTGEDATDCILTDASKKMFFPRNMLPMAASGVSASQFDYLNNDSNKVEQQPFQVYGERPILASPAFAAAVEESNNSSGNKVLPSSTLVYAGKESNIRSVDPETASPDFVSSAEEINNSTGDQMLASPTLVPTTELSNSSSAVNELFYNSKVESCSITFDFDSLEPSASGRLEGLENGDSECHETQKTSKVENGFSDAHTVSRRHQHALGETSFSAVGRGEESFSAVGTLSSLINYSGPMGYSGSISLRSDSSTTSTRSFAFPVLQSEWNSSPVRMAKADRRHFRKHRSWRQGLLCCKF; encoded by the exons ATGAAACTTG ATAGTGAACCAGGGTTCTGCCATTCAACTCTTGGCCATAAGCCTGATTCTAAACCTTTTGACTACAATGACATTGCTCTGGATTCTGCTCTGAAGTCCCAAAACCTAATCATGACAGAAAATCAGAGGAGGCTCTTGTGTGACTTAAAGGGCAATGAGAAGGATGCAGTACCATTCGCGAATGCTACAAATGACGGAGATGGTTGGACTGCCATAAAGTTTGATTGTTCTATGAGCATGGATGATATAAACAATAAAGATAAAGACGAGGCCAAAGATTTTGTTGCATCACATGATCAATCTTCCCAAAAAACAGAATCATTTGACAAGGATTTGCATTTTGTTATGGACAAAGGTCTTATGGAATGTGAACTGCCAGAGTTGACAGTTTGCTACAAAGAGAGTACTTACCATGTTGTCAAAGACATCTGCGTTGATGAAGGTGTGCCTTCCCGGGAGAAGATCCTGTTTGAGAGCGGTAGAGATAAGAAAACTGTGTGCATTGTTCTGCCACCTGATAAGGATCAAAACAAAGAAttggcaaaagaaaaagaagatattGATATTTCTGGTCCAGATGGATTAAAATTATCGGCAGAAAATGATTCTAACAAGGATTCTGCTAATCAATACGATTCCAAGGACTCGATACAGACAGGGGAAGATGCCACTGATTGTATTCTGACTGATGCCTCCAAAAAGATGTTTTTCCCCAGAAATATGCTTCCAATGGCAGCGAGTGGCGTGTCTGCTTCCcaatttgattatttgaacaATGATAGCAATAAAGTTGAACAACAGCCCTTTCAG GTCTATGGTGAAAGACCAATCTTGGCTAGTCCTGCTTTTGCCGCTGCAGTCGAAGAATCAAACAATAGCAGTGGGAATAAGGTATTGCCGAGCTCAACTTTGGTTTATGCAGGGAAAGAATCAAACATTAGGAGTGTGGATCCAGAGACTGCAAGCCCTGATTTTGTTTCTTCAGCTGAAGAAATAAACAATAGCACTGGGGATCAAATGTTGGCAAGCCCTACTCTTGTTCCTACCACTGAATTATCAAACAGTAGTAGTGCTGTCAATGAGTTATTTTACAATAGCAAGGTGGAAAGCTGTAGTATCACTTTCGATTTTGACTCTTTAGAACCTTCAGCTAGTGGCAGACTGGAGGGTCTTGAAAATGGTGACAGTGAATGTCATGAAACTCAAAAGACGTCAAAGGTTGAAAACGGCTTTTCTGATGCTCATACAGTTTCAAGGCGACATCAACATGCTCTAGGAGAGACAAGTTTTTCTGCAGTAGGCCGTGGAGAGGAAAGTTTCTCTGCAGTGGGTACTCTATCGAGTCTTATAAATTACTCTGGTCCAATGGGATATTCTGGTAGTATCTCTCTGCGGTCAGATAGCAGCACAACCAGCACACGATCCTTTGCCTTTCCCGT ATTACAGTCTGAATGGAATAGCAGTCCAGTTAGAATGGCAAAAGCTGACCGGAGGCATTTTCGGAAGCATAGAAGTTGGAGGCAGGGCC
- the LOC122310303 gene encoding uncharacterized protein LOC122310303 isoform X2, protein MKLENQRRLLCDLKGNEKDAVPFANATNDGDGWTAIKFDCSMSMDDINNKDKDEAKDFVASHDQSSQKTESFDKDLHFVMDKGLMECELPELTVCYKESTYHVVKDICVDEGVPSREKILFESGRDKKTVCIVLPPDKDQNKELAKEKEDIDISGPDGLKLSAENDSNKDSANQYDSKDSIQTGEDATDCILTDASKKMFFPRNMLPMAASGVSASQFDYLNNDSNKVEQQPFQVYGERPILASPAFAAAVEESNNSSGNKVLPSSTLVYAGKESNIRSVDPETASPDFVSSAEEINNSTGDQMLASPTLVPTTELSNSSSAVNELFYNSKVESCSITFDFDSLEPSASGRLEGLENGDSECHETQKTSKVENGFSDAHTVSRRHQHALGETSFSAVGRGEESFSAVGTLSSLINYSGPMGYSGSISLRSDSSTTSTRSFAFPVLQSEWNSSPVRMAKADRRHFRKHRSWRQGLLCCKF, encoded by the exons ATGAAACTTG AAAATCAGAGGAGGCTCTTGTGTGACTTAAAGGGCAATGAGAAGGATGCAGTACCATTCGCGAATGCTACAAATGACGGAGATGGTTGGACTGCCATAAAGTTTGATTGTTCTATGAGCATGGATGATATAAACAATAAAGATAAAGACGAGGCCAAAGATTTTGTTGCATCACATGATCAATCTTCCCAAAAAACAGAATCATTTGACAAGGATTTGCATTTTGTTATGGACAAAGGTCTTATGGAATGTGAACTGCCAGAGTTGACAGTTTGCTACAAAGAGAGTACTTACCATGTTGTCAAAGACATCTGCGTTGATGAAGGTGTGCCTTCCCGGGAGAAGATCCTGTTTGAGAGCGGTAGAGATAAGAAAACTGTGTGCATTGTTCTGCCACCTGATAAGGATCAAAACAAAGAAttggcaaaagaaaaagaagatattGATATTTCTGGTCCAGATGGATTAAAATTATCGGCAGAAAATGATTCTAACAAGGATTCTGCTAATCAATACGATTCCAAGGACTCGATACAGACAGGGGAAGATGCCACTGATTGTATTCTGACTGATGCCTCCAAAAAGATGTTTTTCCCCAGAAATATGCTTCCAATGGCAGCGAGTGGCGTGTCTGCTTCCcaatttgattatttgaacaATGATAGCAATAAAGTTGAACAACAGCCCTTTCAG GTCTATGGTGAAAGACCAATCTTGGCTAGTCCTGCTTTTGCCGCTGCAGTCGAAGAATCAAACAATAGCAGTGGGAATAAGGTATTGCCGAGCTCAACTTTGGTTTATGCAGGGAAAGAATCAAACATTAGGAGTGTGGATCCAGAGACTGCAAGCCCTGATTTTGTTTCTTCAGCTGAAGAAATAAACAATAGCACTGGGGATCAAATGTTGGCAAGCCCTACTCTTGTTCCTACCACTGAATTATCAAACAGTAGTAGTGCTGTCAATGAGTTATTTTACAATAGCAAGGTGGAAAGCTGTAGTATCACTTTCGATTTTGACTCTTTAGAACCTTCAGCTAGTGGCAGACTGGAGGGTCTTGAAAATGGTGACAGTGAATGTCATGAAACTCAAAAGACGTCAAAGGTTGAAAACGGCTTTTCTGATGCTCATACAGTTTCAAGGCGACATCAACATGCTCTAGGAGAGACAAGTTTTTCTGCAGTAGGCCGTGGAGAGGAAAGTTTCTCTGCAGTGGGTACTCTATCGAGTCTTATAAATTACTCTGGTCCAATGGGATATTCTGGTAGTATCTCTCTGCGGTCAGATAGCAGCACAACCAGCACACGATCCTTTGCCTTTCCCGT ATTACAGTCTGAATGGAATAGCAGTCCAGTTAGAATGGCAAAAGCTGACCGGAGGCATTTTCGGAAGCATAGAAGTTGGAGGCAGGGCC
- the LOC122309184 gene encoding cytosolic sulfotransferase 5-like, whose product MEVQSGRARASPCFIHTSCIGQKNKFQNSILPTFSVSATTMHTHQSPPPSPLPKYLQENDLTQECRDIISSLPTEEGWVANHLHLYQGFWIIPSYMPGVLAFQKYFEARDTDIILVTTPKAGTTWLKAILYSLLNRVRYPDLQKHPLLTNNPHVLVPCLESELYVENQVPDLTSFVSPRLFSTHLSYNSLATSAKVSNCKIVYLCRNPKDTFVSLWHFTNKLKLKGTNSLEEAFDKFCRGVSLYGPYWDHVLSFWKESIENPQKVLFLKYEKMKEQPTYELRKVAEFLGCPFTPEEEAKGVVNDILSLCSFDNLSTLEVNKSGKLLTGHPTEAFFRRGKVGDYTNYLTAEMVEKLDRITEEKFRETQLKF is encoded by the coding sequence atGGAAGTGCAATCAGGCAGGGCTAGGGCAAGCCCGTGCTTTATACATACAAGCTGTATTGGCCAGAAAAACAAGTTTCAGAATTCAATCCTACCAACCTTCTCAGTTTCGGCCACCACCATGCATACACATCAatctcctcctccctctcctcTTCCCAAGTATTTGCAGGAAAATGATTTGACCCAAGAATGCAGGGACATCATATCCTCTCTGCCTACAGAAGAAGGCTGGGTTGCAAATCACCTCCACCTGTACCAAGGTTTTTGGATCATACCTAGTTACATGCCTGGAGTTCTAGCATTCCAGAAATACTTCGAGGCTCGGGATACTGATATTATCCTCGTGACCACTCCCAAAGCCGGCACCACTTGGTTGAAGGCGATTTTGTACTCGCTTTTAAACCGGGTGAGATATCCGGACCTCCAAAAACATCCTCTACTCACAAACAACCCTCATGTTCTTGTGCCCTGCTTGGAGTCTGAACTGTACGTTGAAAACCAGGTTCCAGACCTCACATCCTTTGTCTCTCCAAGgcttttttcaactcatttatcTTATAATTCGCTAGCGACATCCGCAAAAGTCTCAAACTGCAAAATAGTGTATTTATGCAGGAACCCAAAAGACACCTTTGTGTCACTTTGGCATTTCACAAATAAGTTGAAATTAAAGGGAACCAATTCGCTTGAAGAGgcttttgataaattttgtAGGGGAGTGAGTTTGTATGGACCCTATTGGGATCATGTCTTAAGCTTTTGGAAGGAAAGCATAGAAAATCCTCAAAAAGTTCTTTTCTTGaagtatgaaaaaatgaaagagcAACCCACTTATGAGTTGAGGAAGGTGGCTGAGTTTTTAGGGTGCCCTTTTACTCCGGAAGAAGAGGCGAAAGGTGTGGTCAATGATATTTTAAGCCTGTGTAGTTTTGATAATCTGAGCACTTTGGAGGTGAATAAAAGTGGAAAATTGTTAACTGGACATCCAACTGAGGCGTTTTTTCGACGAGGCAAGGTTGGAGATTATACGAATTACTTGACTGCTGAGATGGTAGAAAAACTAGACCGTATTACTGAAGAAAAGTTTCGTGAGACCCAGTTAAAATTCTAG